tggggtgggtggggggtgctgccGCCAACAGTAGTGAGGCGGGGAGAGCAGAATGCTCAGGTAGACGTGTCTGTTTTTCTAAGCCATGGGGCTGCCTCCTAATGGCTTCCCAAAGAGCAAGTGCCCGAGTGGAGGCACCTGCAgtttgcccaccccaccccacaggcCCCTTCCTTGGGCCCCCTGGGGTGCCCGGAGCACCAAGGGAGCCCATCCTTCATGTTTCAAtagctgttgttttgtttttcatttgggatGGAGTGGGGGAAGGGCCGAGCGGACCCCAGGGACCCCCGAGTTCTGCAGACAGCCGTGTGGTGTGCGCAGACTGTACTCAGCTGGACGCGCAGACTCGGCCGAAGGATTATTTAAGGAGGCTGCAGCCACAGGGCTGACCCGGTCCTCTGCCCTGGGAACCAGTTCAAGGGACTCTCAGttgaatttcctttttgttgttggctttttgttgttttttgttgttgttgtttttctccttttaaggaATTATGAAGCTAAGAAAAGTTTTGTGCTTTGGGGGTTGATGGACAAAAGTTCTAGCTGATTAACTATGGTCTAACTTATTGATACtgtgtttttccccccttttaataTTGTACTGTGGAGAAAAACTATTTTGAGCCATGGAGTTGGTGTTTACAAGAACTTTTCACTTTTGCCAAAATGTTACGATTGAAAGGCATCCGCGTCTtcagtttcctaatattttcttaaaagaactaGTGTCCTTTTTGTACACTAAACAGGTGAATGCTGATTTTTTCAACATACAATAAATTTCACTGAACCAAACCTAGCAGCCCCAAGTGCCTGGGTGTGTTTGTGTCCATCCCAGCCAGGGCCTCCTGGCCCCATGGGGGGGTAGGCTGGGGTCAGGAGAAGACTGGGCCCTGGAGCAGCCATGGTGATGAGCAGGTgtggggcgggggcgcagggaggTGGCCAGGTGAGGCTGGCAGGCTGAGGCGATGGGCCCTGCCCAAGCCAGGGCATGAGGCCAGACTGCCTGGTCGTAGGTAGGCAAGGATGGAGGTGGGATGTGGAGGCCATGGGGAGCCACGGTTGGGTGTTATGAgcagggctgtgtccccagggGCAGACAGGTAGACCAGGTCCAGGAGCAGGGGCCTTCCGAAGTGCCAAAGGCGCCAGGAGTAGTAGGGACCCCTGGGTCCAGGGGAGTGCCCTCCCTTGGGGAAATGAGCTGTGACTGGGGGAAACGGCAGTGATGGCacagtttttgtttcttccaacTAGGCCGGCTCGCTGGGGCTGCCCCTGTGCCcatgatggggatggggatgctgAGGCCCAGTGGAATCCCCCGGCCCCAAGATGCCAGCAGGGACGGCTGTCCTTGTCCCATCCTCCAGGTGAGGAGATGGAAGGCAGGGGTCAGGGTCCTGCTCTTGAGGGACGGGGTGTGGGTGggtgtttattttagaaaggaaaaacagacaaagaaTAAGCCTGGGATGAAAGGGGTCCAGGGGTCAGGGGCTGTGGGCCTTCACCTCCTGAACAGCCCCACTGGCCAGCGGCCTTGGCCCAAGTCCGAAGGTGGCCGGGGAATCCAAGGAGCGCAGGAGACGAGGTCAAGCAGGCCCTGTGGGGCAGAGTGTACCCTGCGCCCCGGGCAGCCTGGCTGTACTGTTCTTTTCGGGGATAACATCTCTATCCCCACAGTTCAGGGTCCAGGGCTAGTGTGTGCTTCCTCGAACCCCATCATGCCTCACCTTTGCCCTGTCCACCTGCCCCCCAGACCCTTCAACTAACTCTCCTGCAGCTCCTCACGCTCCCCAGAGGCACCATGGCCATCACTCCCAGAGTGCACCTTAGCTGCAGGGGGTCCCATCAAGCTCCTTCCCGACCAAGGATGCCACAAATCCAGGCCCCCCAGGGGCCTCAGAAAGGTCCCCCCAACCTCACAACCTGTACCATGGCCCAAGGGCTTGGGGCTGCCCACTCGTGCCCCTTGCTGGACAATGTCCCTAGCTGTCATCCTACCAGCACCCCGATCCCTCCTGTGTGCTGGGCTCCACCTGGGCACTGGCACTCAGCGGGACAAagacacccctgcccctgccctcaggagcCTGTGTTATGGTGGGGACAGGGGTGCCCAGTTGCTCCCAAGCAGCACAGTCACCCCGTGTCACATACCCCGGCGGTCCCCGCAGTTGCTACACGGTGCCCACCTGACTGCTAGGAATAGAAGCAGCCCAAGGCCGGTCCCTCCCAGCTGCCTCCTGCCCTACTCCCCTGGGGAGCCGGCTCTGctagcacccccaccccaccccgactGCCCTGCAGATGCTAGGGTTCCCcggggctgggccagggggccTTTGCTCTCTGCACACGTTCCCAGGTCATCTGGCACTTGGCGCAGGCCCCCTCCAGGCCCCCGGCCCCGAGTGTACTCCGGTTCCTGGGGTTCCTGGAGCACGCATCACACCGCACGGgtgaagggctcagtcccacgagACTCCACCCACTTCAACACCTGCCACGGTCTCTGGCCACCCATACTACCAAGGAACCGGCTGTAAATCCGGGGTTCCCTCGGCTCCCTCCTAGGTTTGTCAGAATGGCTCACTGCTCAGAAAAACCCTTGCAACAGCCCAGTGGAGGGAGCCGAAGGTGGAGTGTGGAGAGCGGCCCTGGGCTGCCCCGCCACCTCCAGGTgtgccaccctcccagcacctccatgGGTCCGCCCAGCCCCATGCCGTCCAGGGGTTTTTAGGGAGGCTCTGTTAGGTATGATGAAATCGCCGGCCATTAAGCGACTGAGCGCCATCTCCAGCCAGAAACCAGGgacaaaactaaaatatttattacgtGATATTCTCTGTCCTCAGCCTTGAGGGGCTGCTCTGACCCTGAactgctcctctcccctcccgcCTGGCCACCTCGTCATCGGCCCCTGGGCCCGCTCCCCAGGCTTTTGCCTGGGCAGCTCTTCATATTTCTTGATAGGCGATGTCTTCGTATCTCCAGACCCCTTCCAGCAACCACTTCCTCCAGGCAACCTGCCCTGCCAGACCCTCCTTGTGTGCTGCCTCTGGCTAGGGGTGCCCCATTCTACTTCCGGCTCCCCCACACTGGAGTCCCTTGAGGGCGATGCCTGGAACAGGAGTCttggagcccccagcccccaaggCCAGGCCCTGACCATGTTTCCTGCGAGCCTTCCCAACTATCCACCTTTTGGGTCAGCTCCAGTGGTGGAAACTTTCCAGCCGGAGGAGGCCGCTTGTTTTGGAAAGTTCCTGGGggagccgcccccgcccgcccgccgggtTCCCACGCTCCCTTATCACTGGGTGCTAGGGGGGCGCAGTGCTGTGCCTGCCCAGCTCCTCCCCAGCTGACCTCCttggccctgccccctccccctccccacccctcctcacccACCGAACACTGGCCCCCTCAAGCCTGGCCCTGCCAGCCCTCCTGCAACAGGTAGGGAAACCGAGGCCTCGCAGCGCCCCGCGCACCGTGTCAGCCGGGTCAGGAGGGCCTGGTGGGTACTACTGCTCTGGAAGGGGAAAGGCCGAGGCCGCCGGGGCGCCTGcctggctctggagtcagagtCCCGGCTCCGTCTGGGGCCGAGCCCCCACCGcagcaccccagcaccccggGCCATCTCCTCTCTGGTGCCTGGGCCTGGCCCGGCGCGCTCTCGCAGCCTTAATGtcctcttttgtaaaaatgaggaaaagcgGCCGCGCGCCCTAACCGGCTGTGGCGCAAGGCGAATCCGCGCGCCCCGTGCTCGGGCCGGGGTCCGTGGCCCACGTGGCTGtccgggagccccagggcagtGATGGCCGGGTCTACGGGGCCTTGAACCCGAGTCCTCCGAATGCCCGGCGGGCGCGCCCCtcctccccgcgcgcccctcctccctggcgcgggtggggtgaggggcggggcgtgggcggggccGCGGCTCTTTTCTCTGGAGTTCGCGCGCCCCGAGCCCTCGCCGTCCGCCACAGTCCGAGTTGACTCCGCGCCGGTGAGTGCGGCCCCGGGCGTAGTGCGGGCTTCCGGGCGACCGTGGTCGGCTCGCTCCGCCGACTCGCGCGTCCCCGCTGACCTCCTGCCCAACCTGCGCCCCTAGCTCTCCCCGATGGAGGCCTCAGCCGAGTTCGTGGTCGAGAGCCCCGACGTGGTCTACGGCCCCGACGCCATCGAGGCTCAGTACGAGTACCGGACGACGTGCGTCAGCCGCGAGGATGGTGTCCTCAAGGTGGGCAAGGGACCGGGGTGGCGGGTAGGGACGGGAGTTACCTAAGGTCGGAGACCCTGTCCCTGCAGTGAGGGGGAAGGGCCTGTGGCCCCCGGCTCACGGCGCCGTCCGCCCCCAGGTGTACCCCACGTCCACGCGCTTCACCTTTCGGACCGCCCGGCAGGTGCCCCGGCTCGGGGTCATGCTCGTCGGCTGGGGCGGGAACAACGGCTCCACGCTCACCGCCGCCGTGCTGGCCAACCGGCTGCGCCTGTCCTGGCCCACGCGCACCGGCCGCAAGGTGGGGGGTCGGGTGGGGCCCGGCCGGCCTCTGTGCAGGGGGAGCGGGGGAGAGGGCCCTTAGGGGGCGGAGCTCTACGAAGGAGGGGACCTTCAGGGGGCGGGGCCTACGGTGCCGGCGggctcccgggggtggggggaacctcCGAAGGGGAAGCGGCTTCTGCCGCGGCTTGGAGCACGGAGCTGCGGCGTCCAGAAGGCGGAGCCTGAGGCTGCCGGGCGGGGCCCTGGCCGGCTAGGGACTCACGCCACGCCCCGCCTCACTCCGCCCCGCCTGCCGCCCCCCAGGAGGCCAACTACTACGGCTCGCTGACGCAGGCGGGCACCGTTAGCCTGGGCTTGGACGCCGAGGGCCAGGAGGTGTTCGTGCCCTTCAGCGCACTGCTGCCCATGGTGGCACCCGACGACCTCGTGTTCGACGGTGGGCGGGGCCCtaggcagggggctggggtgggaggcggggcctggaggggccaTGTTCAGGGCTGGGCTGAGCTTGGGggtgtccccctcccccgccccaggctgGGACATATCGTCGCTGAACCTGGCTGAGGCGATGAGGCGTGCACAGGTGCTGGACTGGGGGCTGCAGGAGCAACTGTGGCCACACTTGGAGGCTCTGCGCCCTCGGCCCTCCGTCTACATCCCCGAATTCATCGCAGCCAACCAGAGTGTGCGAGCTGACAATCTCATACTGGGCACGCGCGCACAGCAGGTGCGGCCCCGCCCCAAGCCCTTTATCCCTTGCCACTTGTTGCTCCCTGACATCGCCCACCACCCAACCCCCGTTCCCGTGTTACTGTCCATGTGTCTCCTCGCTCCCATCCTGCGGTTCCAGACCTCCCCAGGTCGAGGGGCCTGTAcaacctccttccctccctgcccagctggAGCAGATCCGTAGGGACATCCGTGACTTCCGATCCAGTGCTGGGCTAGACAAAGTCATCGTGCTGTGGACCGCAAACACGGAGCGCTTCTGCGAAGTCATCCCCGGCCTCAATGATACTGCTGAGAACCTGCTGCGTACCATCCAGGTGCGCGGCCCTCAGGGTTGGAGAGGGGTCAGGGCCAGCTCCAAAGGACCTCTCCGTGCTGACCACCCGCCTACGTCCACAGCTGGGCCTGGAGGTGTCGCCCTCCACTCTTTTTGCTGTGGCCAGCATCTTGGAGGGCTGTGCCTTCCTCAACGGGTCCCCGCAGAACACGCTGGTGCCTGGGGCGCTTGAGCTCGCCCGTCAGCGACGTGTCTTCGTGGGTGGAGATGACTTCAAGTCAGGCCAAACCAAGGTCAAGTCCGTGCTGGTGGACTTCCTTATCGGCTCTGGCCTCAAGGTGCGTGGGCCTGGGGGGTGCACTGCTCAGGAGGGGTGGGCCTGGACCCCATGTGCCAGGCTGGTGGGCAGCTGGGCTGGCATGCACTGCGGGGCCTGCAGCTGCCCCCGGGGCCCCTTGTTCCCGCAGACCATGTCCATCGTGAGCTACAACCACCTGGGCAACAATGACGGGCAGAACCTGTCGGCACCGCCGCAGTTCCGTTCCAAGGAGGTGTCCAAGAGCAGCGTGGTAGACGACATGGTGCAGAGCAACCCTGTGCTCTATGCACCCGGCGAGGAGCCCGACCACTGTGTGCGTGGGTCATAGgccgtgggggggtggggcacggaggccagggggcagggaagggccccTGACAGAGAAGGGCACGGACCCCCTGTGACCTCCTGCCACCCCCCAGGTGGTCATCAAGTACGTGCCATACGTGGGTGACAGCAAGCGTGCGTTGGATGAGTACACCTCGGAGCTGATGCTGGGCGGCACCAACACGCTGGTGCTGCACAACACCTGTGAGGTACGGGGCCTGCCGGGGCAGGAGTGGGGCTGCCCGCCGGCCCGGCCCACCTTCTGACCCATCGGCCCTGCAGGACTCCCTCCTGGCCGCACCCATCATGCTGGACCTGGTGCTGCTGACCGAGCTGTGCCAGCGCGTGAGCTTCTGCACCGATGCCGACCCAGAGCCGCAGGGCTTCCACTCCGTGCTGTCCCTGCTCAGCTTCCTATTCAAGGCGCCACTCGTGCCGCCGGGCAGCCCTGTGGTCAATGCCCTCTTCCGCCAGCGCAGCTGCATCGAGAATATCCTCAGGTGTGCCTCCAGCTGCGGGGTCCCCCTccaagcccaaatgtccactggcGGGCTATGCACAGGGACCCTAGGGACTGGAGGCTGTGGGGTTGCTGGTCTCGGGTCTGGCCCAACTAAGTCCCGACCTTTCCCCCAgggcctgtgtggggctcccccCACAGAACCACATGCTTCTGGAGCACAAGATGGAGCGCCCTGGCCTCAAGCGAGTGGGGCCTATGGTTGCTGCCTGCCCTGTGCCCTGCAAGAAAGGACCAGCGCCAACTGCCCCCAATGGCTGTACGGGTGATGCCAATGGGCACTCGCAGGCTGAGGCACCCCAGATGCCCACCACTTAAGGCCATGGCCATCCTTCTCCCCCCAAACTGTTGCCTCTGTTGCCCCTCAGGACCCAACCCTTCCAAGACCCTAAAGACAATAAAACCAGTGCTACAATCAGCCCTAGCATCACCTGTGGGTTCTCACAGCACCTGCGTACGACCTAACCCTAACCACCCAACTCCAGCTCCATCTCCATTTTTCACATGGGAGACACACCTATCTACCCTTCAGAAACTGATGCCCCAACTCTTGAAACTTCTAGAACCCTGAGGCCTCTGTCTAACCCCATGATAGGAGATTGTGGCTGCAAGCCCAAGCAAAGAAATCTGAGACCAgataccaaaaaccaaaaccaagttACATTTATTGATGGGACCCACCCCTGCCATCCAGGGGGGAAGGAGGTCCCCAAGGAGCCCCCTGGGACAAAATAGAAATGGCGGGTAGGGCCTATAAGGAAAGAACGTCTCTGAGGTCCttgcgttttttttttgtttgtttgttttgtcttttttttttttttttttttcttttttttataaaatgagagtCCTTCGTGCGGGGCCTCCCAGCTGTCCAATCCTTGAACTGGATGGAGTACAGTCACCCAAGGTGTGACCTCAGACCCTCACCCAGCAGACTGCCCGAGCCCCTGGACCTTGGTCCCAGGCAGGGGCACTGGGCAGAAGCCGAGGCCGGCAGTGGGCAAGGGGCTGCTGCCCCATCACACGCTCATGGTCATCCCGGGCGAGTACTGCGGAGAGACGAGGGGGTGGCGCGCGGAGGCGGGCTCAGCTCCGGCCTAGGCTGGGACCCGCCCCCCAGGGGagagtggggggcggggcggagggaggggaagagacagGTGGTGATGCATGGGGAGGCCGCCCTGGGGTGCGGGTCCCAGAGTGGGGTTGGGACTGGGGGCGGGCTGGTGAGATtagggcaggagtggggggggtaggggggagagggaggggaaggatgcCGCGGCCGCCCCCCCACCTGGCCCGCCGCGGTCACGGTCTTGCTCTggccccccggccgccccgccgggGCCTGCCCGCCAGGCCCCTCCGGCCCGACGCCGCCGCGGGGGGGGAGTCGACGCAGTCGCTTACGCTTTCGCTCGGGAACGGGTGCAGGAAGGTCCCGGCGGCCGCCATCTCACCGTCGTCCCGCGGGGTGCCCGGGGCGTTGCTCAGGCCGGCCACGGCGCCGGGGGAGCTCTGGGGGCGGCTGTGGTCAGCGCAGTACTCCCCGCCCCGCGGGGcaggccctgcccacccctgTTCGGCCCAACCCGGACTAGGCCTCACAGCCCTAGCCAAGCTCGCACCCCCGCACCCCAgaagccccaggccccgccccacgcAGGAGCGCGGCTCCTCACCTTCGGCAACCCGTCCATATCGCCCGAGCCTGCGGACGACACACCGTGGACCGCAGCTCAGATGCGCCTGCGCCAGGCCCATACcaacaccctcccctcccccagccccagggtcACCCGTACCTCCCCGAACTTGTCCCGCCCTGTCCCTAGGACTTTGCCCACTGGTGCACCGCTGGGGGTCCCAGATGGAGGGTCCAGACGGGGGTCAGTGATGGCACACTGGGTTTAGTTATTGGAacctcctcccctacccccaatCGCGGCCCCTCCACCAGGGACACCACCAGAGAAACGAGGGAGACGGGCAGGACCAACCACCAGGGGGCGCAAAAGGCCCGTGAGGTAGCGGTGTTGGGGCATGGGGGGGGCGGGTGTCTGCGGACGCCCACTCACCCAGGGATCCATTCACGTGGTGAGGCTCCATCGCACTCATGGCCGCCATGGGGCCCTCTGGACCAGGACCGAGCGGGAACTGCGGGCGGAGGGGCAGCGTGGGACTcgagtcaccccatcccccgcagGGCCACCGCCTTCCGCTGCCCCCACCCTGTAACCCCTACTCACATTAGCCCTGCCGGCACCCGGGCCAATGGGGTTCATGATAGTGTACATGTTCTCGCTGGAGTTGGTAGAGTCTAGGGAAGATATTGGTGCATGAGGTGATGGGGGGCGGTGAGGGTTTCTCCAGGCAAGCACACCCCTCCCTGGACCCCACCCAGGCTGTAGTACCTCCAGGACTGGGCATGATGGGTGTTCCAGGGGGCCCACCTCCTCCTGGGGGTCCCTGCAcaaggaaggagacagagcagGTGAGAAAGAGCCCCCAtctgccacccagcacccctgccccctggctcAAGTGGCCCAGCCACAGCCTCACTCACCGAGTAGCTgccgggggaggaggaggaataggGAATCTGGGGAGAGCGGCAGCCATGAGCAGTCGGCCCACTGCACCCCCACCCTGAtgacccatcccccaccctcccctggccGGCCAGCCTGCCACTCACCGAGTTTCCACTGGGGCTAGCCCACGGGCCTCGCACTCCAGGGCCCCTGGAAGAAACAGTGGGTGGACCCTGGGGTGGGGCCAGGTGGTGCACAGCCCCCACTACACACTCTGTgacattcccccccaccccatgtacCCTTCAAACAGGCCCGCAGAGCAGCAGACACTGGCTGAGATGGTAATGCATCCCTGGATGGATTCTGGTCAACCTGCAAATCCCATCCTATCACTCACTGgcctttgggcctcagtttccccacccaaCAGCAGAGTAAACCAGCAGAACTGTAGTGCAGACTGAGTCTGCCTCAGCAGAGCGAGCCTACGAAGCTGAATGGTGGCCCACATGGGCACACTCCAGGGGTCTCTCTCCGGGCCTTACATGTTCATGGTGGGCAGGCCTGGGCCGGCGAGGGAGTTGGGTGGGGGCCGCATGCCACCTCCATAACTCTGGAAAAGCAAAAGGGCTGTGAGTGCAGGCCAAGGTGTTGGGGGAAGCCCCTGACGTGCACCTCCTCTCCTGGACCCAGCCCTCACCTGGGGTCCAACGCTGGCCATGCCCCGTGGAGGTGTCACTCTCTGCATCGGGCCCATGCTTGGATGCCCTGAGGCGGGGACAGAAGGAAGAGGGCTCAGGCCAGTAACACTCCCCCCTGCGCACATGGGTTGGATGGGGGCGGTTCTGCACCAGGAGGTGGCAGGGACATGGAGCTTGGAGCTGGGGTCCTACTGGGTGGGGAGCGGCAGCAGCTGGAGCTTCTGTACTCACCCTGAGCTCTCGGGGAGGGTTCCATGGtgccagggaggaggggctgggagccagggaggCCCACAGGAGGCTGCGGAGGGGGTGTGGCAGCACTGAGAGTGGGTACCCCCCCCCGGCCCAActcctgcccccccctcccctcatCCCTCTCTCACCTGACTCGGCATCCGCAGGGTGGGCCGGGGGCCCCCTGGGAACCGCGGTGACATGAAGGGCTGGAAGAGGTGGGCCGGGGATCAGCACCTCccaccacccactcaccccccaaAGCTACCCCGTCCCTGCGGCGCCCGGGCCCCCAGCCTGGacagccccctcctccaggaccAGCCAGCAAACCGCAGCCAGCCAGTGCCTGGTGCATGAGTGCGGTGGGGCCAGGGGGCTCGAGTTGCTGGGATGTGCGTGTGTGGAGGGACAGGGCGTCATAGGTCCTTACCTGAACATGAGGCCCCATCATGGGGGCGTTGGGGTTGTGGGGGGGCTGCTGGGAGCCGAGGGGGCCCTAGGAGGACAGAACCAGGTGGGTTGGGAGGAGCGAGGTCCACTGAAGCTTCACTGTTTTCTCTTTGGCCCTGCTGGGCCTGGCCATAGAGGGTGGCCGTGAAGGCGGGCACCGTGGAGGTGAGGGTGGGCCTGCCCTGCACTTCCCGGAGTGGAAAACGGGGTTTGGGGTGAGGGACTCTAGGGGACCAGTCATGGGCAAGCTGCATGGCTCCGAGAGCCATGCTCTGAGGCCCTTAGCAACCAAGCACGCACAGGCCAACCACATGGAGACCCGGCAGGAGGCCCTCTCCTGCCGCAGGCCCAGCCCAAACAGCCCACCCTGCCGGTGCCACTGAGACCTGCAAGCAAATAATCCACCTACCCACCTGGCGGGGCCTCTCCCCACATAGCACTCACCCACCCCCATCATCGCCCACACCTGTCACCCTCCAACACATGCCCACTTGAgttggagtggggggtggggcaccAGTCCTGGCTGTACCTGGAAGAATCCGGGTGCCATGGGGCCCGCTGCCATTGCGTCATTGGGGGCCATGCTCCCCATCACAGGACTGGGAGCCGCTACAGCGCTCtgtgaggggtgggaggagaccAGGGAGACCAGGTCAGGTCACTTCCTACTTCAGTGTCCCCTCCTCTCGGCAAGCAGCCCACTCCACAGAACAAGGGACCTGGCCCATGTGATCCTCTGCCCCTGTGAGGATGCCTGCAGGCTTCTCTGGATGAAGGAAGAGCAGCCTCCCGGCTCTGTCCTGGTTTTAGAAACCCTAACTCAGCCTCCTCCTGAGATGTGCTGTGTGGACACAGGCTGTGTCCCTCTGCTGTACCCAAGACACTGGAGGTAATCGAGACCCTGCCAGGCACAGTCCACAGCCCAGGAAGGAGGCCAGAGACCTGAGGATCCCACCCTCAAGGAGTCAGTCCCAAGCCAGAGGATTCTGGGGGTCTGAAAATGCCAGGACTCCAGTGAGCATGTGCTTCCTGCATCCGGCACAGGCTTGTTCTTTCCATCGGAACCTCACCTTAGACTAGTGAGAGCATTGTCCCGGATTCCAGGCCCATCCCAACAGGCCCTATGTCCTCCTGGCTGGAAAGGCAGGTTAGCTGGACTCCCAGTTGGACACAAGACAccccaaacacacaaaaatcaattggcaGCTTCAAGAGGAAACTCCCTCCCAGAGGGCTCCTCCCTAGAGCTGCTGTGCAGAccactcctcctcctcgtccAGTAGGGAGTGGAAGGAAGAGCAGGACTACTGGGGTGGGGTCTCCAGGCTCCCAACCTCTCTTCAgttggaggaggggagaagacCGGGTGCTAGACAGGGGAGTTCCCATGTCAGCAGAGGGTGGAGATGCTGGTGGCAGGCCAGAGCTGGCAGGGGGACAGGCTGACAGGCCACTTCCTCTGGTAGGTTCCAAGTCCCAGACCTGTCTGCCTTTGGgaacagagcagggaggagggaaatggAGGCCTAGTCTACAGCACAGAGGGGACACATCAAAGGATAGGGAAGGAGGACAACTCTGCAAGGACTGAGTAAAGAGAGTACTTCCTTGGGGGCCCCTTGACTCTTAACTGTCTGGACCATCtacccccactccacccctgaCAGGATTCAAGAGGAAGGGTATGGTCTGTGTGGGTCACTGGTATCCCTGGGACTGGCACAGGCTATCACCCAGGGATGCTCAGGAATTTGCGAAACTGTAGCCACttaggctcagagaagttaagcattttgcccacagtcacacagcatTTCCTAGCCCACAGAAGTGGGGAGAGGGTCCCTCGGCTAGGTCAGAGCAGGACCCCTGAAGACATACCCTTCCCCTTGGGTACTGCAAGctgcctcctcttcctgccccttctCAAAGATCAGCCTCTGAAGGACTCCTGCCCAGGCCCCAACCTGGGCCGGAGGCTTGGGCGGGCACCTCCCAAGGCCTACAGTGATTGAAAACattcccagggcccagcaccaACATTTTGAAAGTCCAAGAGACCCTAAGAGTAAgggatagggacgcctgggtggctcagcggttgagtgcctgcctttggcccagggcatgatcttggggtcccgggattgagtcctgcatcaggctccctgcattgagcctgcttctccctccgcttgtgtctctgcctctctctgtgtgtctctcaagaataaataaaatcttgaaaaaaaaaaaaaaaaaagagtaggggaTAAAGCTCTCACCCTGCCCCCTCCAAACTGCCAGGTTCCCCCTACCTCCATCTCATCCCCTCAACAGACACACAGCCTGACACCTAGAGCAGCTATTCGTGCCTGCCTCAGTGGCTGGAGGAGGTACTTCTGAGCTCTCGGTCTGTCCACTCCCCCCAACCTACcgcagggagggtgggagaggagtCCCCCCGCCCCTTTCAAGCCACAACAGGCGCCAAAGCATttcctggtggggagggggggcagctgCTCTCTGGGTTGCCTACaaggtgtgggggcag
This window of the Canis lupus dingo isolate Sandy chromosome 20, ASM325472v2, whole genome shotgun sequence genome carries:
- the ISYNA1 gene encoding inositol-3-phosphate synthase 1, whose translation is MEASAEFVVESPDVVYGPDAIEAQYEYRTTCVSREDGVLKVYPTSTRFTFRTARQVPRLGVMLVGWGGNNGSTLTAAVLANRLRLSWPTRTGRKEANYYGSLTQAGTVSLGLDAEGQEVFVPFSALLPMVAPDDLVFDGWDISSLNLAEAMRRAQVLDWGLQEQLWPHLEALRPRPSVYIPEFIAANQSVRADNLILGTRAQQLEQIRRDIRDFRSSAGLDKVIVLWTANTERFCEVIPGLNDTAENLLRTIQLGLEVSPSTLFAVASILEGCAFLNGSPQNTLVPGALELARQRRVFVGGDDFKSGQTKVKSVLVDFLIGSGLKTMSIVSYNHLGNNDGQNLSAPPQFRSKEVSKSSVVDDMVQSNPVLYAPGEEPDHCVVIKYVPYVGDSKRALDEYTSELMLGGTNTLVLHNTCEDSLLAAPIMLDLVLLTELCQRVSFCTDADPEPQGFHSVLSLLSFLFKAPLVPPGSPVVNALFRQRSCIENILRACVGLPPQNHMLLEHKMERPGLKRVGPMVAACPVPCKKGPAPTAPNGCTGDANGHSQAEAPQMPTT